tattaattttttatttagttacGTTTATTAATGATCCCGCAAATTATTTGCCAAAAACAactaacatattttttgaaaaaatatgatactgttacacatttataactaataatttaaaaccttaaaaaatttaaacaatatttaaaaatcattttgtcccaaatacatatattaatatatttaacataataaactttatattatatacaaattacaattttattacaaaattaaataaataccatttatttattatatattattaagaaaagacatctacatttaatttataaaaatatcatacattctttttttagttGGATGACGAAATAATCctattttactaaaaaaaataaaggaaatagaaacaaaataagTGCACATTCTAATGTAATAACATGAATTTCCTACcaatttaacaaaattataatataagcagtttttttatgaattttatgaaacatacatatattttacaaacaaaaatataattaaaataatatatattgtatgatcgatgtattaaattaaacacaaagaatatataaaaatacaaatttataaaataaatcaatcAAATTCAATAAAggttatgaatatatattattatattttatataaaaacaaatatgcaAGTTCAGGtggtattataaaaataatgtatctTCATGTACTTTTCTTGTGAGCATAATATTCTTAAGAATGCTAGATAActattttttagaatttaaaagttttttttataaatgatcCCTACCATTATTACAAATTtgttacttatatttatttatagttctatattttttaatttttctacagGTATAAATAATGCCTAATACAATAGATAAGTATATCGCGAATGCAAAacctaataaaattatagtcacaagataataatatgtatttccTAAAGTAGTTATATCCCCTGAATTAGACACTAAATTTGAATATACTAATGATaccaataaaaatatagaggcaggaattaataatatttttatcttctttcTATTTATGGCTTTATACTTTTCCCAATCGTTCATTTCTTcgttattctttattttgtcaATGGAATGTAATAAgctgaatatttttttttcacaaaatACATCCGCTCTACTAGATAACGAAGAATTACTACTTTTATGCACTTTATGCCATTCTTCTCTATTTAGTTCACtttcttttaattcattgctttgtaataatatgtcttttttatttttagatataTGTTCTTTATCTAGCACTTTATTATATCGTCCATCAATATTTCCATTCACTGAATAATGTGCTAACTGTCGATTAGTTGTTAAGTATAAATCTCTATATAACTTATACTTCTTATCCAATAATTCATTGCAGCTATtctaaagaagaaaaaagtaaacatattatttataagaaCATATATTTCCATGCTatgaaaatgttatttttaaaaataaaatattcagtaacgaaaaataaagtattatgcgaaatattattataataccaAATCATTGTTATAATGAATTatccaaaataaaaaagtaaatataaagattttaataaaaatgatggaattgaaattttttttcattgtatgcatcattaattttattatatattaactaaTACAAAAAGTAACtatagttttatatattgaaaatgataaaagaagccattcattttattttttttttatttaatttattttaaattttataaaatgaattattatatatatacttcatttatttttcacaaacaaaaaaaatttttaaaatttagaaCAATTTCAATATAGattattatagaaataaaattgaataaaaataaatgataattgtacataatatttaaataaattatttaatagcaaagagattaaattttttttataaattagtttaaaaaaaaaaaatataatacgaagaaaattattaagatgatatgaaaacaaatattatttattcagtgataaca
Above is a window of Plasmodium malariae genome assembly, contig: PmUG01_00_20, whole genome shotgun sequence DNA encoding:
- the PmUG01_00040000 gene encoding Plasmodium exported protein, unknown function, whose translation is MKKNFNSIIFIKIFIFTFLFWIIHYNNDLNSCNELLDKKYKLYRDLYLTTNRQLAHYSVNGNIDGRYNKVLDKEHISKNKKDILLQSNELKESELNREEWHKVHKSSNSSLSSRADVFCEKKIFSLLHSIDKIKNNEEMNDWEKYKAINRKKIKILLIPASIFLLVSLVYSNLVSNSGDITTLGNTYYYLVTIILLGFAFAIYLSIVLGIIYTCRKIKKYRTINKYK